In one Mucilaginibacter sp. PAMB04168 genomic region, the following are encoded:
- a CDS encoding phosphosulfolactate synthase: MNYTLTQIPERTLKPRTSGMTMLMDKGLSLRQVEDFLEVSGTYTDIVKLGWATSYVTPNLKEKLALYRQAGIPVYFGGTLFEAFIVRNQYDDYCRMLDTYQLEYAEVSDGSITIEHDLKCEYISKLSKQVTVISEVGSKDVQKIFAPYKWIQLMKAELEAGSWKVIAEARESGNVGIYRDSGEVRQGLIDEILTQIPAETIIWEAPQKAQQVWFIKLVGSNVNLGNIAPADMIPLETLRLGLRSDTFDHFLNQ; encoded by the coding sequence ATGAACTACACATTAACACAAATACCCGAACGCACTTTAAAACCACGTACCAGCGGCATGACCATGTTAATGGACAAAGGCTTGAGCCTACGGCAGGTTGAAGACTTTTTGGAGGTCTCGGGCACTTATACTGATATTGTTAAGCTTGGCTGGGCTACATCGTATGTTACGCCTAATTTAAAAGAAAAGCTTGCCCTGTACCGCCAGGCGGGTATTCCTGTATATTTTGGTGGTACGCTGTTTGAAGCTTTTATAGTGCGTAACCAGTACGATGATTACTGCCGTATGCTGGATACTTACCAATTAGAATATGCAGAGGTATCTGACGGGTCCATCACTATTGAGCACGATTTAAAGTGTGAGTACATCAGTAAACTGAGCAAGCAGGTAACTGTTATTTCTGAAGTCGGCTCTAAAGATGTGCAGAAGATATTTGCGCCGTATAAATGGATTCAGTTGATGAAGGCTGAGCTGGAAGCCGGTTCATGGAAGGTGATTGCGGAGGCTCGCGAAAGTGGTAACGTAGGTATTTATCGTGATTCGGGCGAGGTAAGGCAGGGGCTAATTGATGAGATACTTACCCAAATACCGGCCGAAACCATTATATGGGAAGCGCCACAGAAAGCGCAGCAGGTTTGGTTTATTAAACTGGTGGGCAGTAATGTAAACCTGGGTAATATAGCTCCCGCCGATATGATACCGCTGGAAACCTTGCGGTTAGGATTGCGCAGTGATACTTTCGACCATTTTTTAAATCAATAA
- the aroE gene encoding shikimate dehydrogenase (AroE; catalyzes the conversion of shikimate to 3-dehydroshikimate): MKQYGLIGYPLTHSFSKKYFSEKFEREKIEDHKYDLYELSNLSDFPELLRANPDLCGLNVTVPHKIGVMFYLDWVEPEAKEVDAVNCIRITSESPITAVFSGEVGIKDHEFRLEGFNTDVYGFETSLKPLLRPHHTQALILGTGGASRAVKHVLGKLNIYSTYVSRESDAGRILYEDLTAEHIANHKLIINTTPLGMSPNVDRCPDIPYEHLTSDHLLYDLIYNPEETLFLQKGREKGAATKNGYDMLLLQAEKSWEIWNAK, translated from the coding sequence ATGAAACAATACGGGTTAATTGGCTATCCGCTTACACACTCATTTTCAAAAAAATATTTTTCCGAAAAATTTGAGCGGGAAAAGATCGAAGATCATAAATATGATCTGTACGAACTAAGTAACCTGAGCGATTTTCCGGAATTATTACGCGCAAACCCAGATTTGTGCGGCTTGAATGTAACTGTTCCGCATAAAATTGGTGTGATGTTTTACCTGGATTGGGTTGAACCGGAAGCCAAAGAAGTGGATGCAGTAAATTGTATACGCATAACCTCCGAAAGTCCAATAACCGCAGTGTTTTCGGGAGAGGTGGGTATTAAAGATCATGAGTTTAGGCTTGAAGGTTTTAACACGGATGTTTACGGATTTGAAACGTCGCTGAAGCCGCTGCTTAGGCCGCATCATACACAGGCTTTAATTTTAGGCACAGGTGGTGCTTCAAGGGCGGTTAAACATGTACTTGGCAAGCTTAATATTTACTCTACCTATGTATCGCGCGAAAGCGATGCCGGCCGTATCCTTTACGAAGATTTAACCGCAGAGCATATTGCCAACCATAAGCTTATTATTAACACTACGCCGCTGGGCATGTCACCTAATGTTGATCGCTGCCCTGACATTCCTTATGAGCACCTTACCAGCGATCATCTCCTGTATGATTTGATTTATAACCCTGAAGAAACGCTGTTTTTGCAGAAAGGGCGTGAAAAAGGAGCTGCCACTAAGAACGGATACGACATGTTGCTGTTACAAGCCGAAAAGTCATGGGAAATATGGAATGCAAAATAA
- a CDS encoding tetratricopeptide repeat protein, whose product MEDEYEFGFTEDPKFSVERYEEMIRNHDQYFFDAHAFENIIDYYIEKNDPVKALQVVEYARNQHPFAAVFLIKQAQLLVVTNKVPEAFAALDKAALLEASDADIYIIRGNLYESMDRYTEALENYEKALTLAEETDDILLHIAYVHQNMGDYEMAIHYLKECLKQNMENQDALYELAFCYDVIDNQQESIQFYQQYIDNEPYSYAAWYNLGNAFTKLGLFEKAIDAYDYAILIKDSFASAYFNKGNALVNLEKYAEAIEVYRETFEYEQPNADTYCAIGECYEKLEQMDEARSFYKKAVRMDSKLADAWFGIGVTLDFEERYFEALHFYRKALDLDALNADYWFAIADAEYKLGHLPEAESAYEKVVELNPLDVDAWLDYSSILYEQERLTDAIEVIADAIKNNPEAAELYYRMVAYLFAKGDYNEALATLEQALTSDPDKHYILFDYLPQLQKNKVILDIINRYTR is encoded by the coding sequence ATGGAAGATGAATATGAATTTGGTTTTACAGAAGACCCTAAGTTTTCGGTAGAACGATATGAGGAGATGATCCGTAATCATGATCAGTACTTTTTTGATGCGCATGCATTTGAAAATATTATTGATTATTACATTGAAAAGAATGACCCGGTAAAAGCGCTTCAAGTAGTGGAGTATGCCCGTAACCAACACCCCTTTGCAGCCGTTTTTTTAATTAAGCAAGCCCAGCTTCTGGTGGTTACCAATAAAGTGCCTGAAGCATTTGCTGCGCTTGATAAGGCCGCGCTTTTAGAAGCTTCGGACGCTGATATTTACATTATACGCGGTAACCTGTACGAGAGTATGGATCGCTATACTGAAGCGCTTGAAAATTATGAAAAGGCGCTTACCCTTGCCGAAGAAACAGACGATATACTGTTACATATAGCCTACGTACACCAAAACATGGGTGATTACGAAATGGCCATACATTACCTGAAAGAGTGTTTAAAACAGAACATGGAAAATCAGGACGCGTTGTATGAACTCGCTTTTTGTTACGATGTGATTGACAATCAGCAGGAGAGTATACAATTTTACCAACAGTATATTGATAATGAGCCTTATAGTTACGCGGCCTGGTATAATTTAGGCAACGCTTTTACGAAATTAGGCTTGTTTGAAAAAGCGATTGACGCGTATGATTACGCCATCCTGATTAAGGATAGCTTTGCTTCGGCCTACTTTAACAAGGGTAATGCGTTGGTTAATCTCGAAAAATACGCAGAGGCTATTGAAGTATACCGTGAAACGTTCGAATACGAGCAGCCCAATGCCGATACTTATTGTGCCATTGGCGAGTGTTACGAAAAGCTGGAGCAGATGGACGAGGCCCGCTCTTTTTACAAAAAAGCGGTACGTATGGATAGCAAACTGGCCGATGCCTGGTTTGGTATTGGTGTAACGCTCGATTTTGAAGAACGTTATTTTGAGGCCTTGCATTTTTACCGTAAGGCGCTCGATCTGGATGCACTGAATGCCGACTACTGGTTTGCCATTGCCGATGCAGAATATAAGCTGGGCCACCTGCCCGAAGCCGAGAGCGCTTACGAAAAAGTGGTGGAGCTTAACCCGCTCGATGTAGATGCCTGGCTTGATTACTCATCTATTTTGTACGAGCAAGAGCGGTTAACGGATGCTATTGAAGTTATTGCCGACGCCATTAAAAATAATCCTGAGGCGGCCGAACTATACTACCGTATGGTGGCTTACCTGTTTGCCAAAGGTGATTACAACGAGGCGCTGGCTACGTTGGAACAAGCCCTTACATCAGACCCAGACAAGCATTACATATTGTTTGATTACCTGCCCCAACTGCAAAAAAACAAGGTAATACTGGACATTATCAATCGGTATACAAGATAA
- a CDS encoding FMN-dependent NADH-azoreductase: MKILHLISSPRGNASFSIKLGNAIVDKLQQANPGSSLKTHNLTQTPFPHLEEVHINSFFTPLEGRTPELAEAIKHSDEAIAELKDADIIVIGAPLYNFGIHSTLKAWIDHIARAGVTFRYNENGPEGLVKGKKLYLAISSGGVYSDGPFKAFDFTEPYLRAVLGFMGMTDITTYRVEGVNMPHLKENALDKAIQSIQL; this comes from the coding sequence ATGAAAATACTGCATTTAATATCAAGTCCCCGCGGTAACGCATCATTCAGCATCAAATTGGGTAACGCCATTGTAGATAAGTTGCAACAGGCAAACCCGGGAAGTAGTCTTAAAACACACAACTTAACGCAAACCCCTTTCCCGCATCTGGAAGAAGTACACATCAACTCTTTTTTCACCCCTTTAGAAGGCAGAACGCCTGAATTGGCCGAGGCTATTAAACATTCTGACGAGGCCATAGCAGAATTAAAGGATGCTGATATAATTGTAATTGGCGCGCCGCTGTATAATTTTGGTATCCATTCTACACTTAAAGCTTGGATTGATCACATTGCCCGTGCAGGCGTTACATTTCGTTACAATGAAAATGGGCCGGAAGGATTAGTGAAAGGTAAGAAATTGTACCTGGCTATATCTTCGGGCGGTGTATACTCTGATGGACCTTTTAAGGCATTTGACTTTACGGAACCTTATTTGAGAGCTGTGCTCGGTTTTATGGGTATGACAGATATTACTACTTACCGTGTTGAAGGCGTGAACATGCCGCATTTAAAAGAAAATGCGTTAGATAAAGCCATTCAAAGTATACAGCTTTAA
- a CDS encoding AI-2E family transporter, with product MSFINDDTGSKQNDSLFLKRVFMGAGAIALLVILILIIRVAFNVMLMVLAGTLIAVYFNGLADAIERYTPLNRRICMLISVIGTFAIIGLLFWFMGTKIQHQVNALSEDFPRLLAKLESQVRELPFGAKMLDNVSGNDSQKIMNTAQNFFRTSFGVLGDIYIIIFLGIFFTVSPSLYKNGIIRLVPRGGQPKAKEIINRLSLVLKGWLKGMMIAMVLIAILSFTGLTIIGIPMALALAVIAGILNFIPNFGPIMAMVPAVLLGLVDSTQSAIIVAALYILIQTLESNIITPTIQRRMINLPPALLIISQLLMGTLSGALGIILATPMLAIIMVLVEELYTKENNRDDVEAAMP from the coding sequence ATGAGTTTTATAAACGATGATACCGGCTCAAAGCAGAACGACAGCCTCTTTTTAAAAAGAGTTTTTATGGGCGCAGGCGCTATCGCCTTATTGGTTATATTAATTTTGATTATACGGGTAGCTTTCAATGTAATGCTGATGGTATTGGCAGGTACGCTCATAGCTGTATACTTTAACGGCCTGGCCGATGCCATTGAACGCTATACGCCTTTAAACAGACGTATTTGCATGCTTATATCCGTAATAGGCACTTTTGCTATAATAGGGTTGTTGTTTTGGTTTATGGGTACCAAAATCCAGCATCAGGTAAATGCATTAAGCGAGGATTTTCCGCGGTTACTTGCAAAGCTGGAAAGCCAAGTAAGGGAATTGCCTTTTGGCGCAAAAATGCTGGATAATGTATCGGGCAACGACTCGCAAAAGATCATGAACACGGCCCAAAACTTTTTCAGAACCAGTTTTGGCGTATTAGGTGATATCTACATCATCATTTTCCTGGGTATATTCTTTACGGTAAGTCCATCGCTTTATAAAAATGGCATAATCAGGTTAGTACCCCGAGGCGGGCAGCCAAAAGCCAAAGAAATTATAAATCGCCTTAGCTTGGTACTCAAAGGCTGGCTTAAAGGAATGATGATTGCCATGGTACTTATAGCTATACTTTCATTTACGGGCTTAACTATTATTGGTATACCCATGGCGCTAGCTTTGGCCGTAATTGCAGGTATATTAAACTTTATACCAAATTTTGGACCCATTATGGCAATGGTACCTGCGGTACTGTTAGGCTTGGTTGATAGCACGCAAAGTGCCATAATTGTTGCGGCATTGTACATCCTTATTCAAACGCTCGAGAGCAATATAATAACGCCTACTATTCAGCGCCGCATGATTAACCTTCCTCCTGCTCTTCTTATTATCAGTCAGTTATTGATGGGAACACTATCGGGAGCATTAGGTATTATATTGGCTACCCCCATGCTGGCCATTATTATGGTTTTGGTGGAGGAGTTGTACACCAAAGAAAACAACCGCGACGATGTTGAAGCGGCTATGCCTTAA